A part of Vigna radiata var. radiata cultivar VC1973A chromosome 11, Vradiata_ver6, whole genome shotgun sequence genomic DNA contains:
- the LOC106776632 gene encoding nicotinate phosphoribosyltransferase 2 isoform X2, with protein MATKEPKKTNSGRKIPGPTNPMVTPLLTDQYQFTMAYAYWKSGKHQERAVFDLYFRKNPFGGEYTVFAGLEECVRFIANFKLTEEQIDYIKDNLSVSCEEGFLDYLRGIDCSDVEVYALPEGSVVFAKVPLLRVEGPLAVVQLLETPFINLVNFASLVSTNAARHRFVAGKSKTLLEFGLRRAQGPDGGIGASKYSYIGGFDATSNVAAGMLFGIPLRGTHSHAFVSSYMSLDEIKDKALRKKDGSSTCQDFVSLVGDWLRKIEVMRSGVPNFCAVALALSDLGYKAIGIRLDSGDLAYLSCEIRKLFCSIEKEFGLPGFGKMSITASNDLNEETIDALNKQGHQIDAYGIGTYLVTCYAQAALGVVFKLVEINNRPRIKLSEAVSKVTIPCKKRIYRLYGKEGYALVDIMTGEDEPPPKVGERILCRHPFRESKRAYVVPQKIEELLRCYCAGTSDKNEEILPPLKDIRERCIQQLEQMRPDHMRRLNPTPYKVSVSAKLYDFIHFLWLNEAPVGELR; from the exons ATGGCAACGAAAGAGCCCAAGAAGACAAATTCGGGTCGGAAAATACCCGGACCCACAAACCCGATGGTGACACCTTTGTTGACGGATCAATACCAATTCACCATGGCTTATGCCTACTGGAAATCTGGCAAGCATCAAGAACGTGCTGT GTTTGATTTGTATTTTCGGAAGAACCCCTTCGGAGGGGAATACACCGTCTTCGCTGGTTTGGAAGAATGCGTGAGATTCATTGCTAATTTCAAGCTCACTGAGGAACAAATTGATTATATCAAAGATAATTTGTCTGTTTCATGTGAG GAAGGCTTCCTTGACTATCTTAGAGGAATTGACTGTTCTGATGTCGAGGTGTATGCTCTTCCCGAAGGATCGGTTGTTTTTGCTAAGGTGCCCTTGTTGAGAGTTGAAGGTCCGCTTGCA GTTGTTCAATTGCTAGAAACACCTTTTATCAATCTCGTTAATTTTGCATCATTAGTTTCTACTAATGCTGCAAGGCATCGTTTTGTTGCTGGAAAATCAAAAACTCTGCTTGAGTTTGGACTACGAAGGGCTCAG GGGCCTGATGGTGGAATTGGTGCATCAAAGTACAGTTACATTGGGGGATTCGATGCAACAAG CAACGTTGCAGCAGGAATGTTATTTGGGATTCCCCTTCGTGGTACTCATTCCCATGCATTTGTTAGCTCCTATATG AGCCTTGACGAGATTAAAGACAAAGCGCTTCGTAAAAAAGATGGTTCAAGTACATGTCAAGATTTTGTTAGCTTAGTTGGAGACTGGCTGAGAAAAATTGAG GTTATGAGAAGTGGAGTACCTAACTTTTGTGCAGTTGCATTAGCTCTCAGTGACTTAGG ATACAAAGCAATTGGCATTAGGCTGGATTCTGGTGACCTTGCATATCTGTCTTGTGAGATCAGGAAGCTGTTTTGCTCCATTGAGAAGGAATTTGGATTGCCTGGTTTCGGAAAGATGAGTATCACAGCTAGCAATGACCTTAATGAGGAAACAATAGATGCTTTAAACAAACAG GGTCATCAAATTGATGCCTATGGAATTGGTACATACCTGGTTACGTGTTATGCTCAAGCTGCTTTAGGTGTTGTTTTCAAGCTGGTTGAAATTAATAATAGACCTCGTATCAAACTTTCTGAAGCTGTCTCAAAG GTCACTATTCCATGTAAGAAGCGAATATATAGATTGTATGGGAAAGAAGGTTATGCTTTGGTAGACATAATGACAGGAGAAGATGAACCCCCTCCAAAG gtgGGAGAAAGAATCCTGTGCCGCCATCCCTTTCGAGAATCCAAAAGAGCATATGTGGTGCCTCAGAAAATTGAGGAGCTTCTAAGGTGTTACTGTGCTGGGACTTCAG ATAAAAACGAAGAAATTCTACCTCCTTTAAAGGACATTAGAGAGCGATGCATCCAGCAACTTGAGCAAATGCGACCTGACCACATGAGGAGACTAAATCCAACTCCGTATAAG GTTAGTGTGAGTGCAAAGTTATATGACTTCATTCATTTCTTGTGGCTCAATGAGGCACCTGTTGGAGAGCTGCGATAA
- the LOC106777863 gene encoding probable serine/threonine-protein kinase At1g01540: MKAMPDQSSGGAMNDQLSNPTSIFGLRLWVVLGVCVGAAIVLILVLISVWVAFKRSKANPVSIPDVSKEIQEIRVDHAPAPNPTHQPDPFPEPDPVPPTEEETTPLGYQRIQFEIGKNHRISYPERALLRSSSNDPAGAEPRLLDQVPTVIPEVSHLGWGHWYTLRELEDSTNAFAPENVIGEGGYGIVYHGILNDNTHVAIKNLLNNRGQAEKEFKVEVEAIGRVRHKNLVRLLGYCAEGAHRMLVYEYVDNGNLEQWLHGDVGPYSPLTWEIRMNIILGTAKGLTYLHEGLEPKVVHRDIKSSNILLSKQWNAKVSDFGLAKLLGSDNSYITTRVMGTFGYVAPEYASTGMLNERSDVYSFGILIMEVLTGRNPVDYSRPPEEVNLVDWLKKMVSNRNPEGVLDPKLPEKPTSRALKRALLVALRCTDPNAQKRPKMGHVIHMLEAEDSPYKEDRRARKDAVHSPNERVGDGLKEEADVSVDDAKLETKTNTQIEKQ; this comes from the exons atgaaagcAATGCCCGATCAGTCGAGCGGCGGCGCAATGAACGACCAGCTCTCCAACCCCACCTCCATATTTGGTCTCCGTCTCTGGGTGGTGCTCGGCGTGTGTGTCGGCGCCGCCATCGTCCTCATCCTCGTCCTCATCTCCGTCTGGGTGGCCTTCAAGCGCTCCAAAGCCAACCCCGTTTCCATCCCCGACGTCTCCAAGGAGATCCAAGAAATAAGGGTCGACCACGCCCCCGCccccaacccgacccaccaaCCCGACCCTTTTCCCGAACCTGACCCAGTTCCGCCCACCGAGGAAGAAACCACCCCTCTAGGCTACCAAAGAATCCAGTTCGAGATTGGGAAGAACCACCGAATCTCCTACCCCGAACGTGCCTTGCTTCGCTCATCTTCCAACGACCCCGCCGGTGCTGAGCCTCGCCTCCTCGATCAGGTTCCCACCGTCATTCCCGAAGTTTCTCACTTGGGCTGGGGCCACTGGTACACTCTCCGGGAGCTTGAGGATTCCACCAACGCCTTCGCCCCTGAGAATGTTATTGGCGAAGGAGGTTATGGAATTGTTTACCACGGTATCTTGAACGACAATACTCATGTTGCCATCAAGAACTTGCTCAATAACAG GGGGCAAGCTGAGAAGGAGTTTAAGGTTGAAGTGGAAGCTATAGGACGGGTTCGCCACAAGAATTTAGTCAGGTTGCTTGGTTATTGTGCTGAAGGAGCTCATAG AATGCTTGTTTATGAGTATGTCGACAATGGTAACCTGGAGCAGTGGCTACATGGGGATGTTGGGCCTTACAGTCCTCTAACATGGGAAATTCGGATGAACATTATTCTGGGAACGGCTAAAGG GCTAACTTATTTACATGAGGGGTTGGAACCAAAAGTTGTTCACCGTGATATTAAATCAAGCAACATTTTGCTCAGTAAGCAGTGGAATGCAAAGGTCTCAGACTTTGGCCTCGCCAAACTCCTTGGTTCTGACAACAGTTATATCACCACCCGTGTCATGGGTACTTTTGG ATATGTTGCTCCTGAATATGCAAGTACCGGCATGTTGAATGAACGAAGTGATGTTTATAGTTTTGGAATTCTGATTATGGAAGTTCTTACAGGAAGGAACCCTGTTGATTATAGTCGGCCTCCAGAAGAG GTGAATTTGGTAGACTGGCTCAAGAAGATGGTCAGCAACAGGAACCCAGAGGGGGTGCTGGATCCCAAGCTTCCCGAGAAACCAACTTCAAGGGCACTAAAACGAGCCCTTCTTGTAGCCTTACGTTGCACTGATCCTAATGCACAGAAGCGACCTAAAATGGGGCATGTGATACACATGCTTGAAGCTGAAGATTCCCCTTACAAAGAG gaTCGCAGAGCTAGAAAGGATGCAGTACATTCACCCAATGAGAGAGTAGGGGATGGGCTGAAAGAGGAGGCAGATGTATCAGTTGATGATGCCAAGCTTGAGACAAAAACGAACACTCAAATAGAAAAGCAATAA
- the LOC106777748 gene encoding DNA polymerase alpha catalytic subunit has product MADKEPVSGRRRPRGPESTARSEALERLKARLRGGRGSDGTGPQIRLENPVYDTVPEDEYNALVAKRREQARSFIVDDEGIGYGDEGEEEDWSQAGFTLSSDESEGESERPKRKKVEKKDPQPKRPSSSLSAAAAMMGGQKLASMFTSSVFKKSRDDKVCESIVDDVIAEFAADETDRLRRRRAQGNSSSISDANNVLRVNTGFRDKPSVGMMQDSSSLPEHGNPESVKVFVESDGFDSGFEPKSAVVSEVQDFGRGSSENGQTPTVVADDSQVNECMVEAKEVKSFEIAVKADAKKEVFTLNAKVKEEDDTALSATAGWKETIRGAGGVDVADSKDPLEFDLEEDGSLPFYILDAYEEFYGENRGTIYLFGKVKTGDLYQSCCVIVKSMQRCVYAIPSRPLLRTEEMMSLDRDLQESRISSADFFKKLQDAVADVKNEIAQHLVNLDVSNFSMAPVKRKYAFDRFEVPTGENYVVKINYSFKDPVLPADLKGESFCALLGTSCSALELFLIKRKIKGPSWLQVSKFATSSSSRRVSWCKFEVTVDSPKHIKTSAPSKITYNIPPVVVVAINLKTTINEKQNINEIVSASVVCCNMVKIDAPMMASEWRRPGRLTHFTVVRKLDGSIFPMGFNKEVTDRNLKAGSNILCAESSERALLNRLMLELHKLDCDVLVGHNISGFDLDVLFHRFQACKVASSMWSKLGRLNRSTMPKLGRRSKVFGSGADPGIMSCIAGRLLCDTYLCSRDLLKEVSYSLSHLAKSHLNKFRKEVAPHEVPKMFQSAESLMELIEYGETDAWLSMELMFYLSILPLTRQLTNISGNLWGKTLQGARAQRVEYLLLHTFHAVKYMVPDKFSNYSKETKLTKRRVTHDAEDSNYDVDVDDVNYDNDASEADNKKSKKGPSYAGGLVLEPKKGLYDKYILLLDFNSLYPSIIQEYNICFTTVERSLDGSFPRLPSSKTTGVLPEVLKNLVDRRKRVKSLIKNEKKKNEKANPIRVQQLDIQQQALKLTANSMYGCLGFSNSRFYAKPLAELITLQGREILQSTVDLVQNALNLEVIYGDTDSIMIYSGLDDIEEANKIAVKVIQEVNKKYKCLEIDLDGLYKRMLLLKKKKYAAVKLLFKDGTPYEVIERKGLDIVRRDWSLLAKELGDFCLTQILSGGSCEDVVESIHNSLMKVQEEMRNGQVPLEKYVITKTLTKPPEAYPDAKNQPHVLVAQRLKQQGYSSGCSVGDTIPYIICYEQGGSSGSAGGIAQRARHPEELKREQGTWLIDIDYYLSQQIHPVVSRLCASIQGTSPERLADCLGLDSSKFHHKSSEAFNDDSSSLLLSAANDEERYRGCEPLLLSCPSCSGTFDCPPVSKSICCLLGSGMTTSVSTEESDFNFWRKMCCPKCPEDVKISPAMIANQVKRQADMFVLMYYKGLLTCDDETCKHTTRSISLRLVGDSERGTVCPNYPRCNGRLLRKYTEADLYKQLSYFCHVFDTVSCIEKMEAKSRMTIEKEVIKIRPMVDPAASTAQKIRDRCAFGWVRLENLVVTV; this is encoded by the exons ATGGCGGACAAGGAGCCAGTGAGCGGAAGGCGAAGGCCCAGGGGACCGGAGTCCACCGCCCGCAGCGAAGCGTTGGAGCGTCTCAAGGCTCGTCTCCGCGGTGGTCGTGGATCCGATGGCACTGGGCCCCAAATCAGGTTAGAAAACCCTGTCTACGACACTGTCCCCGAGGACGAGTACAATGCCCTCGTCGCAAAGCGCCGTGAACAGGCGCGCTCCTTTATAGTCGACGACGAAGGAATCGGATACGGCGACGAGGGCGAGGAAGAGGATTGGTCTCAGGCCGGATTCACTCTCTCCTCTGATGAATCCGAAGGCGAATCGGAAAGGCCGAAGCGGAAGAAGGTCGAGAAGAAGGATCCTCAGCCGAAACGGCCTTCTTCATCGCTCTCCGCCGCTGCGGCCATGATGGGAGGGCAGAAGTTGGCCTCCATGTTCACTTCCTCCGTTTTCAAGAAGAGTAGAGACGATAAAGTCTGCGAGAGCATTGTTGACGATGTTATCGCGGAGTTCGCTGCGGACGAGACTGATAGACTGAGGCGTAGAAGGGCGCAAGGGAATTCCTCTTCCATTTCTGACGCAAACAATGTTTTGCGTGTTAATACTGGGTTTAGGGATAAGCCTTCTGTTGGTATGATGCAAGATTCTTCTTCATTGCCGGAACATGGTAACCCTGAGTCTGTTAAGGTATTTGTTGAGAGTGATGGTTTTGACTCGGGGTTTGAGCCAAAGAGCGCGGTGGTTAGTGAAGTCCAAGATTTCGGGCGTGGTAGTTCTGAGAATGGGCAGACACCTACAGTGGTAGCCGATGATTCTCAAGTTAATGAATGTATGGTTGAGGCGAAAGAAGTGAAGAGTTTTGAAATTGCAGTGAAAGCGGATGCAAAGAAGGAGGTGTTCACTTTGAACGCGAAGGTTAAAGAAGAGGACGACACTGCATTGTCTGCTACTGCCGGTTGGAAGGAAACAATACGCGGTGCTGGTGGGGTTGATGTTGCTGATTCGAAGGATCCTTTAGAGTTTGATCTGGAGGAAGATGGATCACTGCCTTTCTACATCTTAGATGCTTATGAGGAGTTTTATGGGGAAAACAGGGGCACCATTTATCTCTTCGGGAAG GTTAAGACTGGGGATTTGTATCAGAGTTGTTGTGTTATTGTCAAGAGCATGCAGAGGTGTGTCTATGCAATTCCTAGCCGACCCTTGCTTCGCACTGAAGAGATGATGAGTCTCGATAGAGATCTCCAGGAGTCTCGAATTTCTTCTGCGGATTTCTTTAAAAAGTTGCAA GATGCAGTAGCTGATGTTAAGAATGAGATAGCACAACATCTGGTGAATTTGGATGTTTCGAACTTTAGCATGGCACCTGTTAAG AGGAAATATGCATTTGATCGATTTGAAGTTCCTACAGGGGAAAATTATGtggtgaaaataaattattcattcaaG GACCCTGTACTTCCAGCAGATCTCAAAGGCGAAAGTTTCTGTGCTCTCTTAGGAACTAGTTGCAG TGCCCTTGAGCTTTTCCTGATTAAACGGAAGATAAAGGGGCCTTCATGGCTACAGGTTTCAAAGTTTGCTACAAGCTCATCTTCCCGAAGG GTTAGCTGGTGCAAATTTGAAGTAACTGTTGACTCTCCTAAGCACATAAAGACATCAGCTCCTTCAAAAATCACTTATAATATTCCTCCAGTGGTTGTTGTAGCAATAAACTTGAAAACCACCATAAATGAAAAGCAGAACATAAATGAGATTGTATCAGCATCCGTTGTCTGTTGTAACATGGTTAAG ATTGATGCCCCTATGATGGCTTCAGAGTGGAGGAGACCCGGAAGGCTGACCCATTTTACTGTTGTTCGTAAACTTGATGGGAGTATATTTCCAATGGGATTTAACAAGGAGGTTACGGACAGAAACTTAAAAGCTGGTTCAAATATTCTGTGTGCTGAAAGCAG TGAAAGAGCTTTGTTGAACCGCTTGATGTTAGAATTGCACAAGTTGGATTGCGATGTTCTGGTTGGACATAATATATCTGGATTTGACCTGGATGTTCTTTTCCACAGATTCCAG GCGTGCAAAGTGGCAAGCAGCATGTGGTCTAAACTAGGCCGCCTCAACCGATCGACTATGCCAAAACTTGGAAGAAGAAGTAAGGTTTTTGGTTCTGGAGCAGATCCTGGTATAATGTCATGCATTGCTGGCAGGCTTCTTTGTGATACATACTTGTGTTCCCGTGACCTATTAAAGGAG GTTAGTTACTCTTTAAGTCACCTTGCAAAATCACACCTGAACAAGTTTCGGAAGGAAGTTGCTCCACATGAAGTTCCAAAAATGTTCCAGTCAGCAGAATCGCTAATGGAGCTT ATTGAATACGGTGAAACAGATGCATGGTTGTCTATGGAActgatgttttatttaagtattCTTCCACTCACCCGTCAGCTGACTAATATAAGTGGTAATCTGTGGGGGAAAACCCTTCAG ggTGCTCGAGCACAGAGGGTTGAATATCTTTTGCTGCATACTTTCCATGCAGTGAAATATATGGTGCCAGACAAGTTCTCAAACTATTCCAAAGAAACGAAATTGACGAAACGTAGAGTAACCCACGATGCTGAAGATAGCAACTACGATGTAGATGTTGACGATGTAAACTATGACAATGATGCTTCTGAAGCTGATaataagaaaagcaaaaagGGTCCTTCTTATGCCGGTGGACTGGTTTTGGAGCCAAAGAAGGGTCTATATGACAAATATATACTGCTTCTGGATTTCAACAGTCTTTATCCTTCTATTATTCAG GAATACAATATTTGCTTTACAACTGTTGAAAGATCTTTGGATGGATCTTTTCCACGTCTACCATCTAGTAAAACAACTGGAGTCTTGCCAGAG GTGCTGAAAAATCTGGTAGATAGGAGGAAAAGGGTAAAGTCGTtgataaagaatgaaaaaaagaagaatgaaaaagctAATCCTATAAGGGTTCAGCAACTGGATATTCAGCAGCAAGCACTTAAGCTTACTGCTAACAG TATGTATGGGTGCCTGGGATTTTCCAATTCAAGATTTTATGCTAAGCCGTTGGCTGAGCTTATTACTTTACAA GGGAGGGAAATACTGCAGAGTACTGTTGATTTAGTTCAGAATGCCTTGAATTTAGAG GTGATCTATGGCGACACTGATTCAATAATGATTTACAGTGGGCTGGATGATATTGAGGAAGCTAATAAAATTGCTGTAAAAGTTATTCAAGAG GtcaataagaaatataaatgtttGGAAATTGATCTTGATGGTTTATATAAAAGAATGCTGCTtctcaagaaaaagaagtatgCAGCTGTAAAGTTGCTGTTTAAAGATGGCACCCCATATGAG GTGATTGAACGTAAAGGTCTTGACATTGTTCGTCGTGACTGGAGCTTATTAGCTAAAGAATTAGGAGATTTTTGCTTGACTCAAATTTTGTCTGGAGG GTCATGTGAAGATGTAGTGGAGTCAATCCACAACTCGCTCATGAAG GTACAAGAAGAAATGAGGAACGGACAAGTACCATTAGAGAAATATGTCATTACGAAGACATTGACTAAACCCCCGGAAGCTTATCCTGATGCCAAGAACCAGCCACATGTTCTT GTGGCACAAAGATTGAAGCAACAAGGTTACTCTTCTGGCTGTTCTGTTGGTGATACGATTCCgtatataatttgttatgaaCAG GGTGGCAGCTCAGGCAGTGCTGGTGGCATTGCTCAACGTGCTAGACATCCTGAAGAACTTAAACGGGAACAAGGGACATGGCTGATTGACATTGATTACTATTTATCACAACAG ATCCATCCCGTAGTATCACGCCTTTGTGCATCGATTCAGGGAACAAGCCCAGAAAGACTGGCTGATTGCTTAGGGCTTGACTCCTCAAAG TTTCATCATAAATCAAGTGAAGCTTTTAATGATGATTCTAGCAGTTTACTCTTGTCTGCTGCTAATGATGAGGAGAG gTATAGGGGATGTGAGCCGTTGCTCTTGTCATGCCCCAGCTGCTCTGGTACATTCGACTGCCCACCCGTCTCTAAATCTATTTGCTGCTTGTTGGGAAGTGGAATGACAACCAGCGTATCCACCGAAGAATCTGATTTCAATTTCTGGCGAAAGATGTGTTGTCCTAAATGCCCCGAAGATGTCAAAATTTCTCCAGCGATGATAGCGAATCAG GTCAAAAGGCAAGCAGACATGTTTGTTTTGATGTACTATAAAGGTTTACTAACG TGTGATGATGAAACGTGTAAGCATACAACGCGAAGTATCAGCCTTCGGTTGGTTGGTGATTCCGAGAGAGGAACTGTTTGTCCAAATTATCCTCGCTGCAATGGTCGTCTGCTTAGAAAG tACACTGAAGCAGACTTGTACAAGCAGCTCTCGTATTTTTGCCACGTGTTTGACACTGTTTCTTGTATAGAAAAG ATGGAGGCCAAATCTAGAATGACTATAGAGAAAGAGGTGATAAAAATTAGGCCGATGGTTGATCCCGCAGCTTCAACAGCGCAGAAGATCAGGGACCGATGTGCCTTTGGTTGGGTGAGACTGGAGAATCTGGTCGTAACAGTTTAA
- the LOC106776632 gene encoding nicotinate phosphoribosyltransferase 2 isoform X1 has product MATKEPKKTNSGRKIPGPTNPMVTPLLTDQYQFTMAYAYWKSGKHQERAVFDLYFRKNPFGGEYTVFAGLEECVRFIANFKLTEEQIDYIKDNLSVSCEEGFLDYLRGIDCSDVEVYALPEGSVVFAKVPLLRVEGPLAVVQLLETPFINLVNFASLVSTNAARHRFVAGKSKTLLEFGLRRAQGPDGGIGASKYSYIGGFDATSNVAAGMLFGIPLRGTHSHAFVSSYMSLDEIKDKALRKKDGSSTCQDFVSLVGDWLRKIERSDSLRRNSADTNKSELAALTSYALAFPDNFLALVDTYDVMRSGVPNFCAVALALSDLGYKAIGIRLDSGDLAYLSCEIRKLFCSIEKEFGLPGFGKMSITASNDLNEETIDALNKQGHQIDAYGIGTYLVTCYAQAALGVVFKLVEINNRPRIKLSEAVSKVTIPCKKRIYRLYGKEGYALVDIMTGEDEPPPKVGERILCRHPFRESKRAYVVPQKIEELLRCYCAGTSDKNEEILPPLKDIRERCIQQLEQMRPDHMRRLNPTPYKVSVSAKLYDFIHFLWLNEAPVGELR; this is encoded by the exons ATGGCAACGAAAGAGCCCAAGAAGACAAATTCGGGTCGGAAAATACCCGGACCCACAAACCCGATGGTGACACCTTTGTTGACGGATCAATACCAATTCACCATGGCTTATGCCTACTGGAAATCTGGCAAGCATCAAGAACGTGCTGT GTTTGATTTGTATTTTCGGAAGAACCCCTTCGGAGGGGAATACACCGTCTTCGCTGGTTTGGAAGAATGCGTGAGATTCATTGCTAATTTCAAGCTCACTGAGGAACAAATTGATTATATCAAAGATAATTTGTCTGTTTCATGTGAG GAAGGCTTCCTTGACTATCTTAGAGGAATTGACTGTTCTGATGTCGAGGTGTATGCTCTTCCCGAAGGATCGGTTGTTTTTGCTAAGGTGCCCTTGTTGAGAGTTGAAGGTCCGCTTGCA GTTGTTCAATTGCTAGAAACACCTTTTATCAATCTCGTTAATTTTGCATCATTAGTTTCTACTAATGCTGCAAGGCATCGTTTTGTTGCTGGAAAATCAAAAACTCTGCTTGAGTTTGGACTACGAAGGGCTCAG GGGCCTGATGGTGGAATTGGTGCATCAAAGTACAGTTACATTGGGGGATTCGATGCAACAAG CAACGTTGCAGCAGGAATGTTATTTGGGATTCCCCTTCGTGGTACTCATTCCCATGCATTTGTTAGCTCCTATATG AGCCTTGACGAGATTAAAGACAAAGCGCTTCGTAAAAAAGATGGTTCAAGTACATGTCAAGATTTTGTTAGCTTAGTTGGAGACTGGCTGAGAAAAATTGAG CGGTCGGATTCACTTCGTCGCAATTCTGCTGACACCAATAAAAGTGAGCTGGCAGCATTGACATCATATGCATTAGCATTTCCTGATAACTTTCTTGCCTTAGTAGACACTTACGAC GTTATGAGAAGTGGAGTACCTAACTTTTGTGCAGTTGCATTAGCTCTCAGTGACTTAGG ATACAAAGCAATTGGCATTAGGCTGGATTCTGGTGACCTTGCATATCTGTCTTGTGAGATCAGGAAGCTGTTTTGCTCCATTGAGAAGGAATTTGGATTGCCTGGTTTCGGAAAGATGAGTATCACAGCTAGCAATGACCTTAATGAGGAAACAATAGATGCTTTAAACAAACAG GGTCATCAAATTGATGCCTATGGAATTGGTACATACCTGGTTACGTGTTATGCTCAAGCTGCTTTAGGTGTTGTTTTCAAGCTGGTTGAAATTAATAATAGACCTCGTATCAAACTTTCTGAAGCTGTCTCAAAG GTCACTATTCCATGTAAGAAGCGAATATATAGATTGTATGGGAAAGAAGGTTATGCTTTGGTAGACATAATGACAGGAGAAGATGAACCCCCTCCAAAG gtgGGAGAAAGAATCCTGTGCCGCCATCCCTTTCGAGAATCCAAAAGAGCATATGTGGTGCCTCAGAAAATTGAGGAGCTTCTAAGGTGTTACTGTGCTGGGACTTCAG ATAAAAACGAAGAAATTCTACCTCCTTTAAAGGACATTAGAGAGCGATGCATCCAGCAACTTGAGCAAATGCGACCTGACCACATGAGGAGACTAAATCCAACTCCGTATAAG GTTAGTGTGAGTGCAAAGTTATATGACTTCATTCATTTCTTGTGGCTCAATGAGGCACCTGTTGGAGAGCTGCGATAA
- the LOC106777491 gene encoding mitogen-activated protein kinase kinase kinase 17: MNWVRGESLGSGTFATVNVVVPANGSTRFPSPVAVKSSDSDNAGSLQHEKEILDRLGSSPYIIKCFGHDHTVENGEEFYNVFLERATEGSLADQVKKHGGSLPEPFVRRCTRSIVEGLKHIHEHGFVHCDVKLQNVLVFDGEVKIADFGLAKEKGEKQGKCEFRGTPLFMSPESVNDNEYEPPADIWALGCAVVEMVTGKPAWDVSNDSSIWKLLIRIGVGEELPKIPEELSKEGKDFLEKCFVKDPKNRWSAEMLLKHPFIKVDSFSFEKVHQPLPSPSPRTHFDFPDWASTTMASVPSSLDSDEHSGWSSSPESRLRPLVTDKTPENWSESDGWISVR, translated from the coding sequence ATGAACTGGGTTCGCGGAGAATCACTCGGCAGTGGAACCTTCGCCACCGTCAACGTCGTCGTCCCAGCAAACGGCTCCACTCGGTTCCCTTCTCCCGTCGCCGTCAAATCCTCTGATTCCGACAACGCGGGTTCGCTCCAACACGAAAAGGAGATACTCGATCGCCTTGGCTCTTCCCCTTACATCATCAAGTGTTTCGGCCACGATCACACCGTCGAGAACGGCGAGGAGTTCTACAACGTATTCCTCGAACGCGCCACCGAAGGGTCCCTCGCCGACCAGGTCAAGAAACACGGCGGAAGCCTCCCGGAGCCTTTCGTTCGGCGATGCACGAGGTCTATCGTGGAAGGGCTCAAACATATTCACGAGCACGGTTTCGTTCACTGCGACGTGAAGCTTCAGAACGTTCTCGTTTTCGACGGCGAGGTGAAAATCGCAGACTTCGGGCTCGCCAAGGAGAAGGGGGAGAAACAAGGGAAGTGCGAGTTCAGGGGAACGCCGTTGTTTATGTCGCCGGAATCAGTGAACGACAATGAATATGAGCCGCCGGCGGATATTTGGGCCCTGGGATGCGCCGTCGTGGAGATGGTGACCGGAAAACCCGCGTGGGATGTTAGCAATGATTCCAGTATTTGGAAATTGTTGATTCGGATTGGAGTGGGAGAAGAATTGCCAAAGATTCCAGAAGAATTGTCGAAAGAGGGGAAGGACTTTTTGGAGAAGTGCTTTGTTAAGGATCCCAAGAACAGATGGAGTGCTGAGATGCTTCTGAAGCACCCTTTCATCAAAGTTGACTCATTTTCGTTCGAGAAAGTTCATCAACCGTTACCGTCGCCGTCGCCGAGGACCCACTTCGATTTTCCTGACTGGGCTTCCACCACAATGGCTTCGGTCCCGTCCTCCCTGGATTCCGATGAGCACTCTGGGTGGTCGAGTTCTCCGGAGAGTCGTCTCCGGCCGCTTGTCACCGATAAGACACCGGAGAATTGGTCAGAATCGGATGGCTGGATCAGCGTTAGGTGA